The Spiroplasma endosymbiont of Crioceris asparagi genome contains the following window.
TCAACATAATAATGCCAACATTCTTGCTATGGGGGCAAGGATTATTGCTAAAGAAAAAGCGCTAGAAATATTAAAAGTGTTTTTATCAACTGATTTTGAAGGTGGAAGACACATTGAAAGAGTTGAATTGTTAAAGCAATAAAGAGGTAAATATGGAAGTTAAAATTTTAAACCATCCATTAATTATGGATAAATTAACAAGAATGAGAAAAACAGAAACTAGTTCAAAAGATTTTCGAGAAAATTTAAATGAAATAGGGATGTTAATGGTTTATGAAATTTTTAGAGATATTAAATGTTCTGAAATTATTATTGATACACCAACAACTAAGAAGACAAAGGGATTTACTTTAGATACACCTGTTGTTTTGGTTCCAATCATTAGAGCTGGTCTTGGGATGGTAGATGGAATTCAAAAAATTTTACCAACATCAAAAATAGCACACATTGGTTTATATAGAGACGAAGAAACTTTAAAACCAGTTGAATATTATTCTAAGGTTCCTAAAGAAATTAGTAATAGCTATGTAATTGTTGTTGATCCAATGTTGGCAACTGGTGGAAGTGCTGTAAAAGCAATTGATATCATTAAAGCTAAGGGAGCAAAAGATATTAAATTTGTAGGATTAGTTGGTGTTGAACAAGGAATAAATCTACTTCAAAGTAAACATCCAGATGTTGAAATATATCTAGCAAGCAAAGATAATAAATTAAATGAAAAGGGTTATATAGAGCCAGGATTAGGGGACGCCGGAGATAGAATTTTTGGTACAAAATAATTTAAAAGTGATATAATCTCTAATAGACGCAATTAAGAGGTATGCTGTGAAAAATGACTTGAAGTTAAGACTATTTGTTTTTACTTCGTTGGTCATTTTTATAATTATCTTGTTATTCGTTTTAAAATTTTTTGGAGTTATTAATTATGCTTGAATATTAGGTTTTACCTTTTTTTCTTTTTTTAATTACATAATTATCACACTTTTAATTTTGAGACAAGATAGCGTTATTAAAAGACAAAATATGTATGAATATATTTTTTATGTTGTTTTAATACATGGTATCTACTTAATTCCGTTTGTAATCTCAGTATATTATCAAAATATTTTTGAAATTAAAGCTGTTTTATTGGGATGTATAATTTCAATTATCTTCAATATAGTTCCAATAAAATATAATTTTTTTAAATTCAAAAATAGAAAGGAAAAAATAGCGTGTTAAATCTAGGTTTATTAGCTGATGATAAAAATTCATCAATAATGGATAAAGTAAACAAATCTCTTTGAGATATTACACCACAACTAACTTCTATAGCATTGGTAACCATTTTTATTTGTGCAATTTGTATAATTTATAACGTAAAAGTTAGAAACTACAATATTGATCAACCAATGTCAGGGATGCTTGTGATAGTTGAAGGTCTTGTAAAAGGCACAGAAGGTCTTGTTGTATCTGTTATGGGAAAAAAATATGCACATTTAACTCCATATATACTTTATATTGGAATGTATATTTTTGTAGGTTGTTTATTTTCTATTGTGGGATTTGAACCACCAGCATCATCTTACACAGTTACACTTGCAATGGGTCTTGTAACTTTTTTTGGAATTATATATTTTGGTTTAAAAGTTAAAAAATTAAGATTTTTTAAAAAATATATATTCTTACCAGAATTATTAATGCAATTTATTCCTTTGATATCAATCTCATTCCGTTTATTTGGTAACATGTTGGGGGGGGCAATTATTTTAGGTCTTGCATATGCCGCAATGATTGGTTTGTCAGCTAAAATATTTTTCCCACATGATCAAATAAATAGTTGAAGCGAAGGAGCTTCTAATTATATTTGATTTCACAAGCAATTTGATCCTAAGTATATGGTTGCTGGTTTAAATATTGGTTCAATTACAATATTTCCATTCTTGCACATGTATTTTGATTTATTTGATGGCGGAATTCAGGCTTTCGTATTCTTAAACTTAACATTAAGTTATTGATCTGAAAGCGTACACGATGAGAAAGCTCATCAAAAAGAAGATAATTTTCAAGAAAGAAAAGAACAAACATTATAGGAGGATTAATTATGTTTTTAAGTGAATTATTAACTAACTTTGCAACAAACTACATAAATGTATTAAGTGTATTTTTACCAATGTTATTAGCAGATGGGATGACTGACAAAGGGTTATCACATCTAGGTGCCGGAGTTGCGTCAGTTTCTTATGCTGGGGCCGCAATTGGTCAAGGGACTATTGGGGGACAAGTTTGTGCAACAATTAGTCGTAACCCAGAAATGGCTTCAAAAGTTACTACACAAGCGTTTGTTTTTGCTGGTATTTGTGAATCAGGTTCAATTTATGGACTTATTATTGCTATCTTACTAATATTCGTTGTTGGATAGAAGTTTAAAATGTTAAATATGTTATTTTTATCAGATGATACAACACCTGGAGTTCCGGACATAAATGAAGCTTTATTTCCGAACATACCAAATTTAATTGCCCACTTAATTGCTACAGTTGTTTTGGTAATAATCTTATCAAAACTACTTTACAAACCGGCAAAAAAACTTATTAACGACAGAAGAAAAAAAATAAACGAATTATTAGATCAAGCATTAGAAAAACAAATTGAAATTTCTAAAATTGAAGAAGAAACAAAACAAATTTTTGCAGAAGCACAAGGACAATCTAAAGAAATAATTAATTCAGCTATTAGTGAAGCATTAGTAGAAAAAAATGAAATTATTTCTAAAACAAAAATTGAAGTCGAGCATCTGCAAAATACAGCAAAAAACAACATTGAACTTTCAAAAAAAGAAGCAGAAAAATCAATGAAGCAAGAAGTTACAAACTTAGCATTTGAAATAGCAAGCAAACTTTTAGAATCAAATGTTTCTAAAAAAGATAATGAAAAATACATAAATGAATTATTGGATAAAATAGGTGAATAATGGCTCTAGAAAACGCTTGAGTTAATGCCATTTTAGAAATTGCTAGGGAAAAAAATAAAGAAGCATTATTTTTAGAACAAATAAATGCTTTGCTTCATGCTTTTAAAAAAAATTATAGTATTACAAAAATGTTGTCATATCAAAAAATGTCTAAAGCTGATATTGATGGCTTTATAGAAAAAACTTTTGTGAAATCTCATGTTGATGTTGATTTAATTAACACAATTCGATTCATGATAGATTCAGATGTGTTTTATAAATCTTTTGACATCTTTACAATTGCTAAAAAACAATTAATTACTAGTCAAAATAAACACTTCGGAAAAATTATTTCTGCAACAACATTAAGTGATGCGGCTATTAAAAAAATTGCTAATAGCATTTGCAAAAAAATGAATATTCAAATTGAGTTTATCAATGAAGTTGATGAAACACTATTAGCTGGTGTAAAAGTTGTCGTTGGTGACAAAATATTTGATAGTTCATTAAAAGGTAGATTTGAAGATATGAGAAATCAAATTTCAAAATCTAATTTAGAATAGAGGTAAATAATGGGAATTAAAATAGATCAAATTTCTGAAGTAATTAAACAACAAATCGAAAATTACGGAAAAAAAATAATTAAATCTGAAGAAGGAACAATTGCCTCTATAGGTGATGGTGTTGCCGTTGTTTATGGTCTAGATGATGTTATGAATGGTGAACTTTTATTAGTTAACGATAGTACTTATGGAATGGCTATGAACTTGGAAGAAGGTTCAGTAGGGGTTGTTATTTTAGGTAATCAATCATCTATTTCACAAGGTGATAAAGTTAAAAGAACTAAATCTGTTGTTACAACACCAGTTGGAGATGGATTATTAGGTAGAGTAGTTAATGGTATTGGTAGACCAATTGATGGATTGGGAGAAATTGTTTCTTCAAAAAAATCACCAGTTGAAAAAATTGCAACTGGTGTTATGTCAAGAAAATCAGTTGATCAACCAATGGAAACTGGTATTTTAGCAATTGACTCTTTAATACCAATTGGTAAAGGGCAAAGAGAATTAATTATTGGGGACCGTCAAACAGGTAAAACTGCAATTGCAATCGATACAATAATTAATCAAAAAGGTAAAAATGTTAAATGTATTTATGTTGCTATTGGTCAAAAAGAATCTACAGTTACACAAGTTGTAGAAAAACTAAGATCTGCTGGAGCATTAGAATATACAACAATCGTATCTTCATCATCAAGTGAATCAGCACCAATTCAATACATTACTCCATATACTGGTGTAACAATTGCTGAAGAATGAATGTTTAATGGTGAAGATGTATTAATAATCTATGACGATTTATCTAAACATGCGTCTGCATATAGAACATTGTCATTACTATTAAGAAGACCACCGGGACGTGAAGCATATCCAGGGGACGTATTCTACTTACACTCAAGATTATTAGAAAGAGCTGCGAGAGTAACTGAAGAATTTGGTGGTGGAAGTATTACTGCATTACCAATTATTGAAACATTGGCAGGAGATATATCTGCTTACATTCCAACAAACGTTATTTCAATTACAGACGGACAAATCTTCTTATCAGAATCATTATTCAACTCTGGTATTAGACCAGCTGTTGATACTGGATTAAGTGTTAGTCGTGTTGGATCATCTGCGCAAATTAAAGCTGTTAAACAAGTTGCATCAACATTAAAACTTGAATTGGCACAATATTATGAATTAAAAGCCTTTTCTAAATTTGGTAGTGATTTAGATGAAACAACAAAACAAACATTATCACACGGGGAAAAAATTGTTCAATTATTAAAACAAGAACAATACAAAACTTTAAACCAAATTGATCAATCACTTGTTTTATTAGCAATTAAAAATAAATTAATTAAATGATTGCCATTAACAAAAATGACCGAACTAAAAAAACAAATAATTAAACATTTCCAAAATGATGAAAATGGTAAAAAAATTAGAAATGAATTATTAACACAAAAAGAATATACTGATGAATTAACAAAC
Protein-coding sequences here:
- the upp gene encoding uracil phosphoribosyltransferase, whose protein sequence is MEVKILNHPLIMDKLTRMRKTETSSKDFRENLNEIGMLMVYEIFRDIKCSEIIIDTPTTKKTKGFTLDTPVVLVPIIRAGLGMVDGIQKILPTSKIAHIGLYRDEETLKPVEYYSKVPKEISNSYVIVVDPMLATGGSAVKAIDIIKAKGAKDIKFVGLVGVEQGINLLQSKHPDVEIYLASKDNKLNEKGYIEPGLGDAGDRIFGTK
- a CDS encoding F0F1 ATP synthase subunit A, which encodes MLNLGLLADDKNSSIMDKVNKSLWDITPQLTSIALVTIFICAICIIYNVKVRNYNIDQPMSGMLVIVEGLVKGTEGLVVSVMGKKYAHLTPYILYIGMYIFVGCLFSIVGFEPPASSYTVTLAMGLVTFFGIIYFGLKVKKLRFFKKYIFLPELLMQFIPLISISFRLFGNMLGGAIILGLAYAAMIGLSAKIFFPHDQINSWSEGASNYIWFHKQFDPKYMVAGLNIGSITIFPFLHMYFDLFDGGIQAFVFLNLTLSYWSESVHDEKAHQKEDNFQERKEQTL
- the atpE gene encoding ATP synthase F0 subunit C, whose translation is MFLSELLTNFATNYINVLSVFLPMLLADGMTDKGLSHLGAGVASVSYAGAAIGQGTIGGQVCATISRNPEMASKVTTQAFVFAGICESGSIYGLIIAILLIFVVG
- the atpF gene encoding F0F1 ATP synthase subunit B codes for the protein MLNMLFLSDDTTPGVPDINEALFPNIPNLIAHLIATVVLVIILSKLLYKPAKKLINDRRKKINELLDQALEKQIEISKIEEETKQIFAEAQGQSKEIINSAISEALVEKNEIISKTKIEVEHLQNTAKNNIELSKKEAEKSMKQEVTNLAFEIASKLLESNVSKKDNEKYINELLDKIGE
- the atpH gene encoding ATP synthase F1 subunit delta; translated protein: MALENAWVNAILEIAREKNKEALFLEQINALLHAFKKNYSITKMLSYQKMSKADIDGFIEKTFVKSHVDVDLINTIRFMIDSDVFYKSFDIFTIAKKQLITSQNKHFGKIISATTLSDAAIKKIANSICKKMNIQIEFINEVDETLLAGVKVVVGDKIFDSSLKGRFEDMRNQISKSNLE
- the atpA gene encoding F0F1 ATP synthase subunit alpha, with product MGIKIDQISEVIKQQIENYGKKIIKSEEGTIASIGDGVAVVYGLDDVMNGELLLVNDSTYGMAMNLEEGSVGVVILGNQSSISQGDKVKRTKSVVTTPVGDGLLGRVVNGIGRPIDGLGEIVSSKKSPVEKIATGVMSRKSVDQPMETGILAIDSLIPIGKGQRELIIGDRQTGKTAIAIDTIINQKGKNVKCIYVAIGQKESTVTQVVEKLRSAGALEYTTIVSSSSSESAPIQYITPYTGVTIAEEWMFNGEDVLIIYDDLSKHASAYRTLSLLLRRPPGREAYPGDVFYLHSRLLERAARVTEEFGGGSITALPIIETLAGDISAYIPTNVISITDGQIFLSESLFNSGIRPAVDTGLSVSRVGSSAQIKAVKQVASTLKLELAQYYELKAFSKFGSDLDETTKQTLSHGEKIVQLLKQEQYKTLNQIDQSLVLLAIKNKLIKWLPLTKMTELKKQIIKHFQNDENGKKIRNELLTQKEYTDELTNNAIKEIKKIIKKIINTIPDYNFEDYGNKESFEEFNK